In a genomic window of Muntiacus reevesi chromosome 1, mMunRee1.1, whole genome shotgun sequence:
- the FCER1A gene encoding high affinity immunoglobulin epsilon receptor subunit alpha: protein MPTIPMGVPALLWIALLLFSPDGMSAVIWKSKVFLNPPWREIFRGDTVSLTCGTNSSSEDESPVWIHNGTRLAESNPRLDIVNADRQNSGEYQCRIKGYAVSEPVYLNVTSDWLLLQASAEVMLEGESLFLRCHSWRNLNVFKVIYYKDNTSLKYWYENHNISITNVTEEDSGIYYCEGRVQKLPRTSNKLRITVKKEYIYTQSKYFWLQFLIPLLVVILFAVDTALLISTQKQFTLLLKMKRTRKRNRFTDPQPKPDPPGN, encoded by the exons ATGCCTACTATTCCCATGGGAGTCCCTGCCCTGCTGTGGATAGCTCTGCTGCTTTTCT CTCCAGATGGCATGTCAGCAG TCATCTGGAAATCTAAGGTGTTCTTGAATCCACCGTGGAGAGAAATATTTAGAGGAGACACTGTGAGTCTTACATGTGGTACGAACAGTTCCTCTGAAGATGAGTCCCCTGTGTGGATCCACAATGGAACCCGTCTGGCAGAGTCAAACCCAAGATTGGACATTGTGAATGCAGACAGGCAGAACAGTGGGGAATACCAATGCCGAATCAAAGGATATGCCGTTAGTGAGCCTGTGTACCTAAATGTCACCAGTG ACTGGTTGCTCCTTCAGGCCTCTGCTGAGGTGATGTTAGAGGGTGAGTCCCTCTTCCTCAGGTGCCACAGTTGGAGGAATCTGAATGTCTTCAAGGTGATCTACTACAAGGATAACACATCTCTCAAGTACTGGTATGAGAACCACAACATCTCCATCACCAACGTCACAGAAGAAGACAGTGGCATCTATTACTGCGAGGGTAGAGTTCAGAAGCTCCCCCGCACCTCTAATAAACTCAGGATTACAGTAAAAAAAG AGTACATATACACTCAAAGCAAATATTTCTGGCTACAATTTCTTATCCCATTGTTGGTGGTGATTCTGTTTGCTGTGGACACAGCGTTGCTTATCTCAACCCAGAAGCAGTTCACGTTACTCTTGAAGATGAAGAGAACCAGGAAACGCAACAGATTTACGGACCCACAGCCTAAGCCAGATCCCCCAGGGAACTGA